Proteins encoded in a region of the Methanobacterium petrolearium genome:
- a CDS encoding DUF5379 family protein: MEIEVKVTSIHAALAIVAGYISALLSTGGIPGLGKNEALAVLAGLIILYIGGQISERIFGKEEVGGFKGWLWSGIVPFFFLWVVVWVILYNI; the protein is encoded by the coding sequence ATGGAAATAGAAGTTAAAGTTACAAGTATACACGCTGCACTAGCCATTGTTGCCGGTTACATATCAGCTTTACTTTCAACAGGCGGTATTCCAGGTCTGGGTAAAAATGAAGCTCTCGCAGTCCTGGCAGGATTGATCATCCTTTATATAGGTGGTCAAATATCCGAACGGATCTTTGGCAAGGAAGAAGTGGGAGGATTTAAAGGCTGGTTATGGAGCGGGATTGTACCATTCTTCTTTTTATGGGTAGTGGTATGGGTAATTCTCTATAACATCTAA